One genomic segment of Caloranaerobacter ferrireducens includes these proteins:
- the selD gene encoding selenide, water dikinase SelD yields the protein MAETLKRLTELTSSSGUAAKIGPETLAQVLCQLPKTYDDNLIVGIDTSDDAAVYKIDENTAIIQTVDFFTPVVDDPYTFGQIAATNSLSDVYAMGGEPKLAMNIICFPNCLPPEVMTEILKGGYDKVKEANALLVGGHTVEDNEPKYGLSVTGFIHPDKVIKNCNAKAGDLLVLTKPIGLGIINTAIKAQMADQKTYNEAVKVMTTLNKIGKDAMMKVGVNSCTDVTGFGLIGHALEMALGSDVTIKIFSNKVPILESAKEYAKMGLIPEGAYKNKSFVNDRAYINKNIKEEIKDILFDPQTSGGLLISVDKAKAEMLIKELENNPVDYAIIGEVISKGKYPIIVE from the coding sequence ATGGCAGAAACACTTAAAAGGCTTACTGAGTTAACTAGTAGTTCTGGCTGAGCTGCTAAAATAGGTCCTGAGACCTTGGCACAGGTTCTGTGTCAATTACCTAAAACGTATGATGATAACCTAATTGTAGGTATTGATACATCTGATGATGCTGCTGTATATAAAATTGATGAAAATACAGCTATAATTCAAACAGTTGATTTTTTTACACCAGTAGTAGATGATCCATATACTTTTGGGCAAATAGCAGCGACAAATTCATTAAGTGATGTATATGCTATGGGTGGAGAGCCAAAATTAGCTATGAATATAATTTGCTTTCCAAATTGCCTACCTCCTGAGGTTATGACAGAGATTTTAAAGGGAGGATATGATAAAGTTAAAGAGGCAAATGCACTTTTAGTTGGAGGACATACTGTAGAAGATAATGAACCAAAATATGGTCTATCAGTAACTGGTTTTATTCATCCAGATAAAGTAATAAAAAATTGTAATGCAAAAGCAGGCGATTTATTAGTTTTAACTAAACCAATAGGTTTAGGTATAATAAATACAGCTATCAAAGCACAGATGGCAGATCAAAAAACATACAACGAGGCAGTAAAGGTTATGACTACGCTAAACAAAATTGGAAAAGATGCTATGATGAAAGTCGGTGTAAATAGCTGTACTGATGTAACAGGTTTTGGTTTAATAGGTCATGCATTAGAAATGGCTTTAGGTAGTGATGTTACAATAAAAATATTTAGTAATAAAGTTCCTATTTTAGAAAGTGCGAAAGAGTATGCTAAAATGGGACTAATTCCAGAAGGGGCATATAAAAACAAAAGTTTTGTAAATGATAGAGCATACATCAATAAAAATATTAAAGAAGAAATAAAAGATATATTGTTTGATCCACAGACATCTGGAGGTCTTTTAATTTCAGTAGATAAAGCAAAAGCAGAGATGCTTATAAAAGAACTTGAAAATAATCCAGTAGATTATGCAATA